A single Candidatus Neomarinimicrobiota bacterium DNA region contains:
- the purS gene encoding phosphoribosylformylglycinamidine synthase subunit PurS, producing MKALIYITPKEGILDPQGLTVGKALRNLGMGEVGDVRMGKYIEMELPKVTRKKAEAITRQACDRLLANPNIETYRFEIVEDS from the coding sequence TTGAAAGCCCTCATCTATATTACCCCGAAGGAAGGGATATTGGACCCCCAGGGGTTGACTGTGGGTAAAGCCCTGCGTAACCTGGGGATGGGCGAAGTGGGCGATGTACGCATGGGCAAATATATTGAAATGGAATTGCCTAAGGTCACCCGCAAGAAGGCCGAAGCGATCACCAGACAGGCCTGTGATCGCCTGCTGGCCAATCCCAATATCGAGACTTACCGTTTCGAGATTGTAGAGGACTCATAG
- the pssA gene encoding CDP-diacylglycerol--serine O-phosphatidyltransferase gives MKFSKRISKHHIPSLFTLVNLFLGFLAVISVAEGYAIRAAYLIVAAGIFDTLDGKLARWVQGPSRFGMELDSLADLVSFCLAPALLIWSLYAHDLHPVLGALIAGAPLYFGALRLARYNIAESSKPRPYFEGLPVPMNAMTVVALVLYYSDQSYGGAAKVVLPVIMATSVLMISSIRYAKSPKFTFHAGIGNTLYLIGTLGVLALLPIFGGLIALPAVVIYLLSGLIRWLTKAGAPVDLQSMEKKV, from the coding sequence ATGAAGTTCAGCAAACGGATCAGCAAGCACCATATTCCGAGTTTGTTTACCTTGGTGAATCTCTTCCTGGGATTTCTGGCCGTGATCAGCGTAGCGGAGGGATATGCCATCCGCGCGGCCTATCTAATTGTAGCCGCCGGTATTTTTGATACCCTGGATGGGAAACTAGCCCGCTGGGTTCAAGGACCATCCCGATTTGGCATGGAGCTGGATTCCCTGGCGGATCTAGTTTCCTTCTGCCTGGCACCCGCCCTGCTTATCTGGTCACTCTATGCCCATGATTTGCATCCCGTTCTGGGGGCGCTGATAGCCGGAGCACCACTTTACTTTGGTGCCCTGCGTCTGGCGCGCTATAATATAGCCGAGAGTTCCAAACCCCGACCGTATTTTGAGGGCCTTCCCGTCCCCATGAACGCTATGACGGTGGTGGCACTGGTGTTGTATTATTCCGATCAGTCGTATGGTGGTGCCGCGAAAGTGGTTCTGCCAGTTATCATGGCCACCTCTGTTCTAATGATCAGCTCGATCCGGTATGCCAAGTCGCCTAAGTTCACCTTTCACGCCGGGATCGGGAATACGCTTTATCTGATCGGCACGCTCGGGGTCCTGGCGTTGTTACCGATCTTCGGGGGGCTCATTGCGCTGCCAGCGGTGGTCATTTACCTCCTCAGTGGTCTCATACGCTGGTTGACCAAAGCCGGTGCCCCTGTGGACCTGCAATCCATGGAGAAGAAAGTTTGA
- a CDS encoding phosphatidylserine decarboxylase family protein, whose product MAPEGRAILLPLLFLAVLAGLGLLWLPYPVMKVVAGFFWILAGLALFFFRDPVRVPPADALAVVSPADGRVVAVKPVIHDQHLGGKALQISIFLSLFDVHVQRVPMDARVEATVYHPGRFLAAFRPRASEENEQAVTLFTGKGGKFTVKQIAGILARRIICHMRPDSSVRRGDRLGFIRFGSRVDIIVPYDFELRIKVGERVKGVATVLGYFGS is encoded by the coding sequence ATGGCCCCTGAAGGACGTGCTATTCTCCTCCCGCTGCTGTTCCTGGCAGTTCTGGCGGGTCTGGGGCTTTTGTGGTTGCCCTATCCGGTGATGAAAGTAGTGGCCGGTTTTTTCTGGATATTGGCGGGTCTAGCCCTGTTTTTTTTCCGAGATCCGGTACGGGTACCGCCGGCAGATGCCTTGGCTGTTGTATCTCCAGCCGATGGCAGGGTGGTGGCTGTCAAGCCCGTAATCCATGACCAGCATCTGGGCGGTAAAGCACTGCAGATCTCCATTTTTCTTTCGCTTTTCGATGTTCACGTGCAGCGGGTGCCTATGGACGCTCGGGTGGAGGCCACTGTTTACCATCCGGGCCGTTTCTTGGCCGCTTTCCGGCCCAGGGCCAGTGAAGAAAACGAACAGGCGGTGACCCTTTTCACCGGGAAAGGAGGTAAATTCACCGTCAAACAGATCGCCGGGATACTGGCTAGACGTATTATCTGTCACATGCGGCCGGATAGCTCCGTGCGGCGTGGTGATCGGTTGGGATTTATCAGGTTCGGGTCGCGGGTTGACATCATAGTGCCTTACGACTTTGAACTTAGGATTAAAGTCGGGGAACGGGTTAAAGGCGTTGCTACTGTTCTGGGATACTTTGGGTCATGA